Proteins from a genomic interval of Hippocampus zosterae strain Florida chromosome 14, ASM2543408v3, whole genome shotgun sequence:
- the LOC127614278 gene encoding serine/threonine-protein phosphatase 2A regulatory subunit B'' subunit alpha-like isoform X2, with the protein MMIKETSLRRDPDLRGELAFLARGCDFVLPSRFKKRLKSFQQQQQQQQVQSKAEKKPGTPPPVPAQASAVSHAPSRRSPSPPPAAPVIIIPSPPPPPPPAINIPRFYYPCGLPAAGQPANHDAAIAAIEAAFAEFEDEKADIYEMSKVAKVCECPLYWKAAMFYGAGGERTGFVSVHSFVATWRKLLRGCHDDASRFIHLLAKPGCQYLEQEDFIPLLQDIVDTHPGLTFLKDAPEFHSRYITTVIQRIFYVVNRSWTGRVSMTELRRSNFLQTLALLEEEDDINQITDYFSYEHFYVIYCKFWELDSDHDLYIDHKDLARYNDHASSNRIIERLFSGAVTRGNAVQREGRMSYAEFVWFLISEEDKKNPTSIEYWFRCMDVDGDGVLSMFELEYFYEEQCERMERMGIEPLPFQDLLCQMLDLVKPESPGKMTLGDLKRCRMAHIFFDTFFNLEKYLDHEQRDPFAVHKDVDGDGPEPSDWDKYASEEYEILVAEETANEQIHEGSFEEDYDVDDLQAPAEIGNKIISDLTA; encoded by the exons ATGATGATCAAGGAGACGTCGTTGCGCCGGGACCCCGACCTTAGGGGGGAATTGGCCTTTCTGGCGCGGGGCTGTGACTTTGTCTTGCCATCGCGCTTCAAGAAAAGACTCAAATCTtttcagcaacagcagcagcagcagcag GTCCAGTCCAAAGCGGAGAAGAAACCCGGCACGCCACCACCGGTGCCAGCTCAGGCGTCCGCTGTCTCGCACGCGCCCTCGCGCCGCTCGCCCAGCCCACCCCCAGCAGCTCCAGTGATCATCATCCCGTCtccgcctccgcctcctcctcctgccatCAACATTCCCAGGTTCTACTACCCATGCGGGCTACCTGCCGCGGGCCAGCCAGCCAACCACGACGCGGCCATCGCCGCCATCGAAGCAGCCTTTGCTGAATTTGAGGACGAGAAGGCCGATATTTACGAGATGAGCAAGGTGGCTAAG GTGTGCGAGTGTCCGCTGTACTGGAAGGCGGCCATGTTCTACGGGGCCGGCGGCGAAAGAACGGGATTCGTCTCGGTTCACTCCTTTGTCGCCACCTGGAGGAA GTTGCTGCGTGGTTGCCACGACGACGCCTCGCGGTTTATTCACCTGCTCGCCAAACCCGGCTGTCAATACCTGGAGCAGGAGGACTTCATTCCTCTTCTGCAG gacATCGTGGACACGCATCCCGGACTCACGTTTCTGAAGGATGCACCCGAGTTTCATTCCCGCTACATCACAacg GTCATCCAGCGGATCTTCTACGTGGTGAACCGCTCGTGGACAGGCCGCGTTTCCATGACGGAGCTGCGGCGCAGCAACTTCCTGCAGACGCTGGCGCTGCTGGAAGAGGAAGACGACATCAACCAGATCACCGACTACTTCTCCTACGAGCACTTCTACGTCATCTACTGCAAGTTCTGGGAGCTGGACAGCGACCACGACCTCTACATCGACCACAAGGACCTGGCCCGATACAACGACCACG CGTCCTCCAACCGAATCATCGAGAGGTTGTTCTCAGGCGCCGTGACGCG GGGCAACGCCGTGCAGAGGGAAGGTCGCATGAGCTACGCTGAGTTTGTCTGGTTTCTCATCtctgaagaagacaaaaaaaatcccaccag CATCGAGTACTGGTTCCGCTGCATGGACGTAGACGGCGACGGCGTCCTGTCCATGTTCGAGTTGGAGTACTTCTACGAAGAGCAGTGCGAGCGCATGGAGCGAATGGGCATCGAACCGCTGCCTTTCCAAGACTTGCTGTGCCAAATGCTCGATTTGGTCAAACCGGAGAGCCCAG gcAAAATGACGCTGGGTGACCTGAAGCGATGTCGCATGGCGCACATCTTCTTCGACACCTTCTTCAACCTGGAGAAATATTTGGACCACGAACAGCGAGACCCCTTTGCCGTGCACAAG GACGTCGACGGTGATGGTCCCGAGCCGTCTGACTGGGATAAATATGCCTCGGAGGAATACGAGATACTGGTGGCGGAGGAGACTGCCAATGAGCAGATACACGAGGG ATCTTTTGAGGAGGACTATGACGTGGATGATCTCCAGGCTCCGGCTGAGATCGGGAATAAGATCATCTCAGATCTGACAGCGTGA